Proteins encoded together in one Camelina sativa cultivar DH55 chromosome 9, Cs, whole genome shotgun sequence window:
- the LOC104710258 gene encoding uncharacterized protein LOC104710258 isoform X1 gives MVESLLKTPEQDLGKKGRVTPATRKIELKEAVYKFDRKGYRSVKKKTSSGSWRLTTGPGADKVIDADWLTDSNWLTDGEKVSKGIAVLRTRQYYQGDAVARVLTPWIMYELHVAFLNPDQVDFVRRTYVICNVSYTGEQGGDVHKAGPDEELSPPCEEVLAPTTVFTDNNCPNAQGLFITEEAIDRNRKKPPHTYLNNLILGIILLLALTGKIISSSVSLENSKVTNTSGLCESCRCFNQANSNSSSSISGQTETNRATFLIHHFTSFHSLFMSYMTVSPAKKVHQVFLNFRGEELRYNFVSHLGDAFERHNIKLFVDKYEQRGKDLKNLFVRIEESSIALAIFSTRYPESRWCMDELVKMNKLADLGKLRVIPIFYKVEAGDVRKQTGDSEFGKNFWRLAEASSGDQIKKWKEALEGITNKMGLSLGDNSVESDSVKEIVEGVQRVIELIGLEEEVRSPI, from the exons atggTGGAGAGCTTGCTGAAGACGCCGGAACAGGATCTGGGGAAGAAAGGGCGCGTCACAC CAGCAACACGGAAGATCGAATTGAAAGAAGCAGTGTACAAGTTCGATCGAAAGGGGTACAGGTCTGTGAAAAAGAAGACTAGCTCTGGCTCATGGAGACTTACTACCGGACCCGGTGCTGATAAAGTCATCGATGCTGATTGGCTTACCGATTCTAATTGGCTAACCGATGGTGAGAAAGTTAGCAAAGGGATCGCGGTTTTGAGGACGCGTCAGTATTATCAAGGTGATGCAGTTGCTAGAGTTTTGACTCCTTGGATTATGTACGAGCTCCATGTCGCTTTCTTGAATCCTGATCAG GTGGACTTTGTTAGGAGGACCTATGTTATCTGTAACGTAAGTTATACGGGTGAACAAGGAGGAGACGTCCACAAAGCTGGTCCTGATGAAGAACTCTCTCCGCCGTGTGAGGAGGTATTGGCCCCAACCACGGTGTTCACTGACAACAACTGTCCTAATGCGCAG GGCTTATTTATTACAGAGGAAGCTATAGATAGGAACCGCAAGAAACCACCGCATACCTATCTCAACAACTTGATCCTAGGCATCATCCTCTTGCTGGCTCTCACTGGCAAAATCATATCATCATCAGTCTCTCTAGAAAACTCAAAGGTAACAAATACCAGTGGCCTCTGTGAGTCCTGTCGCTGTTTCAATCAAGCGAACTCGAATTCGTCCTCGTCCATTTCAGGCCAAACGGAAACAAACAGGGCCACATTTCTAATTCATCATTTCACAAGTTTCCATTCCTTGTTCATGTCATATATGACGGTGTCTCCAGCTAAGAAGGTCCATCAAGTGTTCTTGAACTTCCGGGGAGAGGAACTGCGCTACAACTTTGTCAGCCACCTCGGTGATGCTTTCGAGAGGCACAACATCAAGTTGTTCGTAGACAAATACGAGCAGCGAGGCAAAGACCTTAAAAATCTATTTGTAAGAATCGAAGAGTCGAGCATTGCACTCGCAATCTTCTCTACTAG ATATCCAGAATCTAGGTGGTGTATGGATGAGTTGGTTAAGATGAACAAACTTGCGGATCTAGGAAAGCTCAGAGTCATTCCAATATTCTACAAGGTGGAGGCAGGAGACGTTAGAAAACAAACAGGTGACAGTGAGTTCGGTAAAAATTTCTGGAGGCTAGCCGAAGCTTCTAGTGGAGATCAGATcaagaaatggaaagaagcctTGGAGGGTATTACCAATAAGATGGGTTTGTCTTTAGGAGACAACAG CGTTGAGTCCGATTCTGTCAAGGAAATCGTTGAGGGGGTGCAGAGAGTTATAGAATTAATTGGACTCGAGGAAGAAGTTAGGTCGCCCATATGA
- the LOC104710258 gene encoding protein PHLOEM PROTEIN 2-LIKE A5-like isoform X3, with translation MSYMTVSPAKKVHQVFLNFRGEELRYNFVSHLGDAFERHNIKLFVDKYEQRGKDLKNLFVRIEESSIALAIFSTRYPESRWCMDELVKMNKLADLGKLRVIPIFYKVEAGDVRKQTGDSEFGKNFWRLAEASSGDQIKKWKEALEGITNKMGLSLGDNSVESDSVKEIVEGVQRVIELIGLEEEVRSPI, from the exons ATGTCATATATGACGGTGTCTCCAGCTAAGAAGGTCCATCAAGTGTTCTTGAACTTCCGGGGAGAGGAACTGCGCTACAACTTTGTCAGCCACCTCGGTGATGCTTTCGAGAGGCACAACATCAAGTTGTTCGTAGACAAATACGAGCAGCGAGGCAAAGACCTTAAAAATCTATTTGTAAGAATCGAAGAGTCGAGCATTGCACTCGCAATCTTCTCTACTAG ATATCCAGAATCTAGGTGGTGTATGGATGAGTTGGTTAAGATGAACAAACTTGCGGATCTAGGAAAGCTCAGAGTCATTCCAATATTCTACAAGGTGGAGGCAGGAGACGTTAGAAAACAAACAGGTGACAGTGAGTTCGGTAAAAATTTCTGGAGGCTAGCCGAAGCTTCTAGTGGAGATCAGATcaagaaatggaaagaagcctTGGAGGGTATTACCAATAAGATGGGTTTGTCTTTAGGAGACAACAG CGTTGAGTCCGATTCTGTCAAGGAAATCGTTGAGGGGGTGCAGAGAGTTATAGAATTAATTGGACTCGAGGAAGAAGTTAGGTCGCCCATATGA
- the LOC104710258 gene encoding uncharacterized protein LOC104710258 isoform X2 produces the protein MVESLLKTPEQDLGKKGRVTPTRKIELKEAVYKFDRKGYRSVKKKTSSGSWRLTTGPGADKVIDADWLTDSNWLTDGEKVSKGIAVLRTRQYYQGDAVARVLTPWIMYELHVAFLNPDQVDFVRRTYVICNVSYTGEQGGDVHKAGPDEELSPPCEEVLAPTTVFTDNNCPNAQGLFITEEAIDRNRKKPPHTYLNNLILGIILLLALTGKIISSSVSLENSKVTNTSGLCESCRCFNQANSNSSSSISGQTETNRATFLIHHFTSFHSLFMSYMTVSPAKKVHQVFLNFRGEELRYNFVSHLGDAFERHNIKLFVDKYEQRGKDLKNLFVRIEESSIALAIFSTRYPESRWCMDELVKMNKLADLGKLRVIPIFYKVEAGDVRKQTGDSEFGKNFWRLAEASSGDQIKKWKEALEGITNKMGLSLGDNSVESDSVKEIVEGVQRVIELIGLEEEVRSPI, from the exons atggTGGAGAGCTTGCTGAAGACGCCGGAACAGGATCTGGGGAAGAAAGGGCGCGTCACAC CAACACGGAAGATCGAATTGAAAGAAGCAGTGTACAAGTTCGATCGAAAGGGGTACAGGTCTGTGAAAAAGAAGACTAGCTCTGGCTCATGGAGACTTACTACCGGACCCGGTGCTGATAAAGTCATCGATGCTGATTGGCTTACCGATTCTAATTGGCTAACCGATGGTGAGAAAGTTAGCAAAGGGATCGCGGTTTTGAGGACGCGTCAGTATTATCAAGGTGATGCAGTTGCTAGAGTTTTGACTCCTTGGATTATGTACGAGCTCCATGTCGCTTTCTTGAATCCTGATCAG GTGGACTTTGTTAGGAGGACCTATGTTATCTGTAACGTAAGTTATACGGGTGAACAAGGAGGAGACGTCCACAAAGCTGGTCCTGATGAAGAACTCTCTCCGCCGTGTGAGGAGGTATTGGCCCCAACCACGGTGTTCACTGACAACAACTGTCCTAATGCGCAG GGCTTATTTATTACAGAGGAAGCTATAGATAGGAACCGCAAGAAACCACCGCATACCTATCTCAACAACTTGATCCTAGGCATCATCCTCTTGCTGGCTCTCACTGGCAAAATCATATCATCATCAGTCTCTCTAGAAAACTCAAAGGTAACAAATACCAGTGGCCTCTGTGAGTCCTGTCGCTGTTTCAATCAAGCGAACTCGAATTCGTCCTCGTCCATTTCAGGCCAAACGGAAACAAACAGGGCCACATTTCTAATTCATCATTTCACAAGTTTCCATTCCTTGTTCATGTCATATATGACGGTGTCTCCAGCTAAGAAGGTCCATCAAGTGTTCTTGAACTTCCGGGGAGAGGAACTGCGCTACAACTTTGTCAGCCACCTCGGTGATGCTTTCGAGAGGCACAACATCAAGTTGTTCGTAGACAAATACGAGCAGCGAGGCAAAGACCTTAAAAATCTATTTGTAAGAATCGAAGAGTCGAGCATTGCACTCGCAATCTTCTCTACTAG ATATCCAGAATCTAGGTGGTGTATGGATGAGTTGGTTAAGATGAACAAACTTGCGGATCTAGGAAAGCTCAGAGTCATTCCAATATTCTACAAGGTGGAGGCAGGAGACGTTAGAAAACAAACAGGTGACAGTGAGTTCGGTAAAAATTTCTGGAGGCTAGCCGAAGCTTCTAGTGGAGATCAGATcaagaaatggaaagaagcctTGGAGGGTATTACCAATAAGATGGGTTTGTCTTTAGGAGACAACAG CGTTGAGTCCGATTCTGTCAAGGAAATCGTTGAGGGGGTGCAGAGAGTTATAGAATTAATTGGACTCGAGGAAGAAGTTAGGTCGCCCATATGA
- the LOC104710257 gene encoding nodulin-related protein 1-like, giving the protein MDFFTDQVKKKFSDKKPESSDPEPNHNKNKPDHTEPTTHKPVSNTDPTAHRPASNAELMASAKIVAEAAQAAARNESDKLDKAKVAGATADILDAASRYGKLDEKSGVGQYLEKAEQYLHKYETSHSHSSGGGSHGTGGTGGSHGGVATGGSHGGAAGAPASKKEDDKSGGGHGFGDYAKMAQCFMK; this is encoded by the coding sequence ATGGATTTCTTCACCGATCAAGTAAAGAAGAAGTTCTCCGACAAGAAACCGGAGAGCTCGGATCCGGAGCCGAACCACAACAAGAACAAACCAGATCACACCGAGCCAACAACACATAAACCGGTTTCCAACACCGATCCAACAGCACATAGGCCAGCTTCCAACGCTGAGCTCATGGCTAGTGCCAAGATCGTGGCCGAAGCTGCTCAAGCCGCTGCTCGTAACGAGTCAGACAAGCTCGACAAAGCAAAAGTCGCCGGAGCCACCGCTGATATCCTTGACGCCGCTTCTAGATACGGCAAGCTCGATGAAAAGAGCGGTGTTGGTCAGTACCTCGAAAAGGCGGAACAATATCTCCACAAGTACGAAACTTCCCACTCTCACTCATCCGGCGGTGGAAGCCACGGTACTGGTGGCACCGGTGGAAGCCACGGTGGTGTTGCAACCGGGGGAAGCCACGGTGGTGCAGCTGGAGCACCGGCGTCTaagaaagaagatgacaagTCAGGAGGTGGCCATGGGTTTGGAGATTATGCTAAGATGGCTCAATGTTTCATGAAGTGA